A genomic window from Synechococcus sp. CBW1107 includes:
- a CDS encoding transaldolase, producing the protein MPNLLEQLAAMTVVVADTGELEAIKQFTPRDATTNPSLILAAAQIPLYQRLIDESLRASRTVIGAAAPAEAVVLEALDEICVTFGKEILQIVPGRVSTEVDARLSYDTEATIEKARKLIGLYEHVGISKERVLIKIASTWEGIKAAEALEKEGIHCNLTLLFSFTQAVACAEAGVTLISPFVGRILDWYKQDTGREHYPGPEDPGVISVTKIFNYYKTHGYRTEVMGASFRNIEEIIELAGCDLLTISPKLLDQLRTTEAPLPRKLDPLSPAATEARFSLDASAYVSAMAADRMASEKLDEGIRGFSKAIETLEAQLAHRLAELEGEAAFAHAAQEIFLLNDMDGDGCITREEWLGSDAVFDALDTDHDGRLVPEDVRGGLGAPLALAAVGA; encoded by the coding sequence ATGCCCAACCTGCTCGAACAACTCGCTGCCATGACGGTGGTCGTCGCCGACACCGGTGAACTGGAAGCGATCAAGCAGTTCACTCCCCGCGATGCCACCACCAACCCGTCCCTGATCCTGGCGGCGGCCCAGATTCCGCTGTATCAGCGGCTGATCGATGAATCCCTGCGGGCCTCCAGAACGGTGATCGGCGCCGCTGCCCCTGCCGAAGCGGTGGTGCTGGAAGCTCTCGATGAGATCTGCGTCACCTTCGGCAAGGAGATTCTCCAGATCGTCCCAGGACGGGTGTCCACAGAGGTGGATGCCAGGCTCAGTTACGACACTGAGGCCACCATCGAGAAGGCCCGCAAGCTGATCGGTCTCTATGAGCATGTCGGGATCAGCAAGGAGCGGGTGCTGATCAAGATCGCCTCCACCTGGGAAGGCATCAAGGCCGCTGAAGCGCTGGAGAAGGAGGGCATCCACTGCAATCTCACCCTCCTGTTCAGCTTCACCCAGGCGGTGGCCTGCGCCGAGGCGGGGGTGACCCTGATCTCACCCTTCGTGGGTCGCATCCTCGACTGGTACAAGCAGGACACGGGCCGTGAGCACTATCCCGGTCCGGAAGACCCCGGTGTGATCTCGGTCACCAAGATTTTCAACTACTACAAAACCCACGGCTACCGCACGGAAGTGATGGGTGCGAGCTTCCGCAACATCGAGGAGATCATCGAGCTGGCCGGCTGCGATCTGCTCACGATTTCACCGAAACTCCTCGATCAGCTCCGGACCACCGAAGCTCCCCTGCCGCGCAAGCTCGATCCCCTCAGCCCGGCAGCCACCGAGGCCCGCTTCAGCCTGGATGCCAGCGCCTACGTCAGCGCCATGGCGGCCGATCGCATGGCCAGCGAAAAGCTCGATGAGGGCATCCGCGGCTTCAGCAAGGCGATCGAAACCCTCGAGGCGCAGCTGGCCCATCGCCTCGCTGAACTGGAGGGGGAAGCCGCCTTCGCCCACGCCGCCCAGGAGATCTTCCTGCTCAACGACATGGATGGCGACGGTTGCATCACCCGCGAGGAGTGGCTGGGCAGCGACGCGGTCTTCGATGCCCTCGACACCGACCACGACGGCAGGCTGGTGCCTGAGGACGTGCGTGGCGGCCTCGGAGCTCCCCTGGCCCTCGCGGCCGTCGGTGCCTGA